One Acetobacterium sp. KB-1 DNA segment encodes these proteins:
- the pheA gene encoding prephenate dehydratase encodes MATKTNHEANALNALKQAFLVYPQTIKKEPRVAYAGTRGSYGEEASLAFFKQHCELFPFKTFEDVFVALSQGSIDYGVLPIENSSTGSIAAVYDLLSRYQYYIVGEEEIKARHCLLAPKGASFETIAEVYSHPQGFSQSQEFLNDYTRWKCIPYYNTAIAAAYVAEKSDPTMAAIASKRAAEIYDLEVLAENINFSQTNVTRFVVISRKIELFKNPTRVSIAFRLPHRPGSLYEIIGIFSVFSLNLCKIESRPLLKENWEYLFFIDFTGNISQNTLVNLLPIIEEKAEYFQFLGYYPQFEEK; translated from the coding sequence TTGGCTACTAAAACAAATCATGAAGCTAATGCCTTAAATGCGTTAAAACAAGCCTTTTTGGTCTATCCTCAAACCATCAAGAAAGAACCTCGGGTAGCTTATGCCGGAACCCGGGGTTCTTATGGCGAAGAAGCCAGCCTGGCTTTTTTTAAGCAGCACTGCGAGCTGTTTCCCTTTAAAACCTTTGAGGATGTTTTTGTAGCCTTGAGTCAGGGGTCAATCGATTACGGAGTACTCCCGATTGAAAACTCATCCACCGGGTCCATTGCCGCTGTTTATGACCTGCTGTCCCGTTATCAGTATTATATCGTCGGCGAAGAAGAGATCAAAGCCCGACACTGTCTGCTGGCGCCAAAGGGAGCCAGCTTTGAGACCATTGCCGAGGTTTATTCCCATCCCCAGGGATTTTCACAATCCCAGGAATTTCTAAATGATTATACCCGCTGGAAGTGCATTCCCTATTACAATACCGCCATTGCTGCGGCTTATGTTGCTGAAAAAAGCGACCCCACCATGGCCGCTATTGCCAGCAAACGGGCCGCAGAAATCTATGATCTGGAAGTACTGGCTGAAAACATCAACTTTTCCCAAACCAATGTAACTCGGTTTGTCGTTATTTCCCGGAAGATTGAACTCTTTAAAAATCCTACCCGGGTCAGTATTGCCTTTCGGCTGCCCCACCGTCCCGGATCACTTTATGAAATCATCGGGATTTTTTCGGTTTTCTCTCTAAATCTCTGTAAGATCGAATCTCGCCCACTTTTAAAAGAGAATTGGGAATACCTGTTTTTTATCGACTTCACCGGCAATATTTCCCAAAACACCCTGGTGAACCTGTTGCCGATCATCGAAGAAAAGGCGGAATATTTTCAATTCTTAGGGTATTATCCGCAGTTTGAAGAAAAATAA
- a CDS encoding flagellinolysin: protein MRINHNIMAINNYRQLTNNSNNVSKSLEKLSSGQSINRAGDNAAGLAISEKMRGQIRGLDQAGNNARDAISLIQTAEGALSETHSLIQRMRELSVQAANDVNAVEDREAIQNEINQLTKEVDRIGNDTEFNTMKLLNQGNASVSASDQLNLVSSLKKWWLEEAEDLVTSSYGLTASGINMSVEIINDPSSSYAAYVQGSFTSDPANMVGTPGITGQGSNLSLKINLAYSQPTDTIDGGTAPQYVDRVIAHEITHAVMMSTMNFGDLPIWFNEGIAEFTHGGDERLKSGIALLGSIENVVSNIGDGSYGAWDGNSNDYASAYLATRYLDKQIRLNGGATGIREVTTYLAANPTHNLDQALASVKATHAGLSFDSTSTWIAQFKANVTTGSLGATTGVVLDAGNEVDTGSATGSDAAAGTAKTAESIMPETGGASASEVNQPMSGFNITWPDLASSVGKSFAIQIGANTGQSMELLTSDMRAAALGISSLKVDSYTLANNAISSCDSAISRVSAERSRLGAYQNRLEHTTRNLESASENLSSSESRIRDVDMAKEMMNFTKNNILQQAAQAMLSQANQQPQSVLQLLA, encoded by the coding sequence ATGAGAATTAACCATAATATCATGGCAATCAATAATTATCGTCAATTAACAAATAATAGTAATAATGTCAGCAAGTCTCTGGAAAAATTATCTTCCGGGCAGAGTATCAACCGGGCCGGGGATAATGCGGCGGGACTGGCTATTTCTGAAAAAATGAGGGGACAGATCCGAGGGCTGGATCAGGCTGGCAATAATGCCAGAGATGCCATCTCACTAATCCAAACCGCTGAAGGGGCTTTGAGCGAAACGCACTCCCTAATCCAGCGGATGCGGGAGCTGTCGGTGCAGGCGGCCAATGATGTCAATGCTGTGGAAGACCGGGAAGCCATTCAAAACGAGATTAATCAACTGACCAAGGAAGTTGACCGGATAGGCAATGACACCGAATTTAATACCATGAAGCTGCTCAATCAGGGCAATGCCTCGGTCAGTGCGTCAGATCAGCTGAATCTGGTTTCCAGTCTTAAAAAGTGGTGGCTAGAAGAAGCGGAAGATCTCGTAACGAGTAGCTATGGCTTAACGGCCAGTGGGATTAATATGAGTGTGGAAATTATTAATGATCCGTCCAGCAGCTATGCGGCCTATGTTCAAGGCAGTTTTACCTCGGACCCCGCTAATATGGTAGGAACCCCTGGTATTACTGGGCAAGGATCAAATCTGTCGTTAAAGATTAATTTGGCTTATTCCCAACCCACCGATACTATCGATGGGGGGACGGCACCCCAATATGTGGATCGGGTGATTGCCCATGAGATTACTCATGCGGTGATGATGTCGACGATGAATTTTGGAGATTTACCAATCTGGTTTAATGAGGGGATCGCGGAGTTTACCCATGGTGGCGACGAGCGGCTTAAATCGGGCATTGCATTATTGGGCAGTATAGAAAATGTGGTGTCAAATATCGGCGACGGCTCTTATGGGGCCTGGGATGGAAATTCCAATGACTATGCATCAGCCTATTTAGCGACGCGGTATCTGGATAAGCAGATACGCCTTAATGGTGGGGCAACCGGCATTAGAGAAGTAACCACTTATCTGGCTGCAAATCCGACGCATAATCTTGATCAGGCTTTGGCATCGGTAAAGGCGACACATGCTGGACTGAGTTTTGACAGCACCTCGACTTGGATCGCTCAGTTTAAAGCAAATGTAACAACGGGCAGTTTGGGTGCGACAACCGGTGTTGTATTAGATGCCGGAAATGAAGTCGATACCGGTTCAGCCACCGGTTCAGATGCTGCTGCCGGTACCGCAAAAACGGCCGAATCGATCATGCCGGAAACAGGCGGAGCCAGTGCATCAGAAGTCAATCAACCGATGAGCGGTTTTAACATTACCTGGCCGGATCTGGCATCTTCAGTTGGCAAGTCATTTGCTATTCAAATCGGTGCCAATACGGGGCAATCCATGGAGTTGCTCACGAGCGATATGCGGGCAGCGGCACTGGGCATTTCCAGTTTAAAGGTGGATAGTTATACATTGGCAAACAATGCCATTAGTTCTTGTGATTCGGCGATTTCCCGAGTTTCTGCCGAGCGTTCCCGATTGGGTGCCTACCAGAACCGATTGGAGCATACCACCAGAAATCTGGAATCAGCATCAGAAAACTTAAGCTCATCAGAATCCCGGATCCGGGATGTGGATATGGCCAAGGAAATGATGAATTTTACCAAAAACAATATCCTGCAGCAAGCGGCCCAGGCAATGCTATCTCAGGCTAATCAGCAACCACAGAGTGTCTTGCAGCTATTAGCCTAA
- the ileS gene encoding isoleucine--tRNA ligase: MAQFKTLIEGKIGEREDVISKQWEAMNLLQKTIDNREGQENFVFYEGPPTANGRPGIHHVLARTLKDTVCKYKVMDGYRVIRKGGWDTHGLPVEIEVEKQLGLSSKLEIEAYGIDKFNEKCKESVFNYESQWKEMSRKMGYFIDMEDPYITLDNNYIETVWWILDKFNKEGFLYEGHKIMPYCPRCGTGLASHEVAQGYQEIKSNTVVAAFKRSDANEYFLVWTTTPWTLAANVALAVHPDADYIKARSNDEVYICAKVLAPKLLGEDYEILEEMKGSALEYVEYEQLMPFVVPDKKAFFVTCADYVTTEDGTGIVHIAPAFGEDDYKVGRQYNLPVLQPVAEDGKYTDTPWKGQFVIDADLDIIKWLKAEGKLFKKEKVTHNYPHCWRCKTPLLYYAKPSWYLEMTKIKDRLIENNNGVEWYPDFVGEKRFGNWLENLNDWAISRSRYWGTPLPVWRCEECGKLETVGSRKELVERAVENIDESIELHRPYVDDVHFTCPDCGKTMTRVKDVIDCWFDSGSMPFAQYHYPFENKELWEEQFPADFICEGIDQTRGWFYSLLAISSFVTGKAPYKKVLVNDLILDAEGQKMSKTKGNSVDPLEMFAEYGADALRWYLLYVSPAWTPTRFDVKGIKEVQSKFFNTLKNTYHFFALYANTDNIDPRAFFVPYAKRPEIDAWILSKYNRLVKEVREEMEVFDLTKAVKKIQNFVNEDLSNWYIRRNRRRFWGTELTEDKKAVYNTTWEVLEGVVRLCAPFAPYITEELYQKLTDGISVHLADYPTANEELIQDAIEEPMDLVRELVSLGRGAREEAQIKVRQPLSKIIVDGKYRETLGDLCVLIEEELNIKQVVFEENLGDFMNYALKPDFKVAGPVLGKNVKLLGKALASAPASEVVAKLEADGSFVIELDGQSLELRKDFIDIRISAKEGFNVQMFNNKFIILDTSLNQDLLDEGCAREFVSRIQQLRKSSGYEVMDRIDISYSSDAQMDRAIEIFTDFIKTETLADTITIKAGVGEVFSLNGHDTRIELIKK; this comes from the coding sequence TTGGCACAGTTCAAAACATTAATAGAAGGAAAAATCGGCGAAAGAGAAGACGTGATCTCTAAGCAATGGGAAGCCATGAATCTTTTGCAGAAAACCATTGATAATCGGGAAGGACAAGAAAATTTTGTCTTTTATGAAGGGCCCCCAACTGCAAATGGTCGGCCCGGGATTCATCACGTGCTGGCCCGAACCCTAAAAGATACGGTCTGTAAATACAAGGTCATGGATGGTTATCGGGTCATTCGTAAAGGCGGTTGGGACACTCATGGCCTACCGGTGGAAATCGAAGTGGAAAAACAGTTGGGTCTTTCCAGCAAACTGGAAATTGAAGCTTACGGCATCGATAAGTTCAACGAAAAATGTAAGGAATCGGTCTTTAATTATGAAAGCCAATGGAAAGAAATGAGCCGCAAAATGGGTTATTTCATCGATATGGAAGATCCTTACATTACGTTGGATAATAATTATATTGAAACCGTCTGGTGGATTCTGGATAAGTTCAATAAAGAAGGCTTTCTTTATGAAGGTCACAAGATCATGCCTTATTGTCCCCGTTGCGGTACCGGTCTGGCATCGCACGAGGTTGCCCAGGGTTATCAGGAAATAAAAAGTAATACCGTTGTGGCCGCATTTAAACGAAGCGATGCCAACGAATACTTTTTGGTGTGGACCACCACCCCCTGGACATTGGCGGCCAATGTCGCCCTGGCCGTTCATCCCGATGCCGACTACATTAAAGCCCGCAGCAATGATGAAGTTTATATCTGCGCCAAGGTTTTAGCACCCAAGTTATTGGGTGAAGACTACGAGATTCTGGAAGAAATGAAGGGCTCGGCGCTGGAATACGTTGAGTATGAACAGCTGATGCCGTTCGTGGTTCCCGATAAAAAAGCCTTTTTTGTCACCTGTGCCGATTATGTCACCACCGAAGACGGTACCGGGATTGTTCATATCGCTCCCGCCTTTGGGGAAGATGACTACAAGGTTGGTCGTCAGTACAACCTGCCGGTGTTGCAGCCAGTGGCCGAGGACGGAAAATACACCGACACCCCCTGGAAGGGACAATTTGTCATCGATGCCGATCTGGATATTATTAAATGGCTGAAGGCTGAAGGAAAACTGTTTAAAAAAGAAAAAGTCACCCATAACTATCCCCATTGCTGGCGCTGTAAAACCCCTTTGCTCTATTATGCCAAACCAAGCTGGTATCTGGAAATGACCAAGATTAAGGACCGTTTGATTGAAAACAATAATGGCGTCGAATGGTACCCGGATTTTGTTGGCGAAAAACGCTTCGGTAACTGGCTGGAAAACCTTAACGACTGGGCGATTTCCCGCAGCCGCTACTGGGGTACACCGCTGCCAGTCTGGCGCTGTGAGGAATGCGGTAAGCTGGAAACCGTCGGTTCCCGCAAAGAATTAGTCGAGCGGGCTGTTGAAAACATCGATGAAAGCATTGAGCTGCACCGCCCTTACGTCGACGATGTCCATTTCACCTGTCCCGATTGTGGCAAAACAATGACCCGGGTCAAAGATGTCATTGACTGCTGGTTTGATTCCGGCTCGATGCCCTTTGCCCAGTATCACTACCCCTTTGAAAATAAAGAGTTGTGGGAAGAACAATTCCCGGCTGATTTCATTTGTGAAGGGATTGACCAGACCCGCGGCTGGTTTTATTCATTACTGGCAATTTCCTCCTTTGTAACCGGAAAAGCACCCTATAAAAAAGTATTGGTCAATGACCTGATTCTTGATGCTGAAGGACAGAAAATGTCGAAAACAAAGGGCAATAGTGTTGATCCCTTAGAAATGTTTGCTGAATACGGGGCTGATGCGCTGCGTTGGTATCTGCTTTATGTATCACCAGCCTGGACTCCGACCCGTTTTGATGTTAAGGGAATCAAAGAGGTGCAAAGCAAGTTCTTTAACACCCTGAAAAATACCTATCATTTCTTTGCCCTTTATGCCAACACCGATAACATTGACCCAAGAGCGTTTTTTGTGCCCTATGCCAAGCGTCCGGAAATCGATGCCTGGATTCTGTCTAAATATAACCGACTGGTTAAAGAAGTTAGGGAAGAAATGGAAGTCTTTGATTTAACCAAAGCAGTCAAAAAAATCCAGAACTTTGTCAATGAAGATTTATCTAACTGGTACATCCGCCGCAATCGCCGCCGCTTCTGGGGAACCGAACTGACGGAAGATAAAAAAGCGGTTTACAACACCACCTGGGAAGTATTAGAAGGCGTGGTTCGCCTTTGTGCCCCCTTTGCGCCTTATATCACCGAAGAACTGTACCAAAAACTGACTGATGGTATCTCTGTCCACCTGGCCGATTATCCCACCGCCAATGAAGAGCTGATACAGGATGCCATTGAAGAACCGATGGATCTGGTCAGAGAACTGGTCAGCCTTGGTCGGGGGGCCCGCGAAGAAGCCCAGATCAAGGTGCGACAACCCTTGTCTAAAATTATTGTGGATGGTAAATACCGGGAAACGCTGGGCGATTTATGTGTCCTGATCGAAGAAGAATTAAATATTAAACAGGTCGTCTTTGAAGAAAATTTGGGTGATTTTATGAACTATGCCCTAAAACCGGACTTTAAGGTGGCCGGCCCGGTGCTCGGCAAAAATGTCAAGCTGTTGGGCAAGGCACTGGCATCGGCACCCGCCAGTGAGGTGGTAGCCAAGCTTGAAGCCGATGGCAGCTTTGTAATTGAGCTGGATGGACAAAGCCTTGAACTGCGCAAAGATTTCATTGACATTCGAATTTCCGCTAAAGAAGGCTTTAATGTGCAGATGTTTAACAACAAGTTTATCATTCTCGATACCAGCTTAAATCAGGATTTGCTCGATGAAGGCTGTGCCCGGGAATTTGTCTCTCGCATTCAACAACTACGAAAGTCAAGCGGCTACGAAGTCATGGACCGCATCGACATTAGCTATAGCAGTGATGCACAAATGGATCGGGCCATTGAGATCTTTACTGATTTTATTAAAACCGAAACCCTGGCGGATACGATCACCATCAAAGCCGGTGTGGGGGAAGTGTTTAGTCTGAACGGACATGATACAAGGATTGAGCTTATAAAGAAATAA
- a CDS encoding ABC-F family ATP-binding cassette domain-containing protein, with translation MNIASIENLKKTYGVKTLFNHISFSIADTDKIGVIGVNGSGKTSMLRIIGNLDSPDAGEVKFFGSQRVEILSQDPDLDPDTTVLSQVFSANSPEMNLVRDYESTLAALDISPEEVSLQKRLMSLSQRIDDENLWNLKSQVETILSQLGIHDYHKQIGQLSGGQRKRVAMASALLTPCDLLILDEPTNHLDNDTIAWLENYLLNRRGALLMVTHDRYFLDRVVTKTIELDMGNLYEYTGNYSDFLEQKANRREAQTAIEEKRQNLYRRELAWIRRGARARTTKQKARIQRFEEIKERATDLSENQMEISVGFSRLGKKVIEIEHLSKSFGAGKIIDDFSMILGPSERIGIIGKNGYGKSTLLNLLSGKLQPDRGTIILGDTVKLGYFSQESEDMDLSLRAIDYIRQKAEVMENSRGEIVTAAQMMELFLFDKNSQWVYISELSGGERRRLYLLGILMMAPNVLLFDEPTNDLDIDTLTILEAYLDEFQGSMLTVSHDRYFLDRTCEQIFSFDGHGHITTQTGNYSDYISKHPLSGLGNREDAPNQTVKKPEQPPLEKPKTRKPGLTYKEKREQETLLQDLESKDQRLDFVTQKLTEITKDYTVLQELAEEKAILEEELLEIMDRLETLESLEKGE, from the coding sequence ATGAATATTGCCAGTATTGAAAATCTTAAAAAAACATATGGGGTTAAAACCCTATTTAACCATATCTCATTTTCCATTGCCGACACCGATAAAATCGGGGTGATTGGCGTCAATGGATCGGGAAAAACCTCAATGTTGCGAATTATTGGAAACCTCGATAGCCCGGATGCCGGGGAGGTTAAATTTTTCGGATCCCAGCGGGTTGAAATTCTTTCCCAGGACCCCGATCTTGACCCCGATACCACCGTGCTTTCTCAGGTTTTTTCAGCTAATTCGCCGGAAATGAACCTGGTCCGGGATTATGAGTCTACCCTGGCCGCATTGGATATCTCGCCGGAGGAGGTGTCGCTCCAAAAGCGGCTGATGTCTTTATCCCAACGCATCGATGACGAAAATCTCTGGAATCTGAAATCCCAGGTCGAAACGATCCTCTCACAACTGGGCATTCATGACTATCATAAACAAATTGGTCAGCTTTCCGGGGGACAGCGCAAGCGGGTGGCGATGGCCTCAGCCCTGCTGACACCCTGTGATCTGCTGATTCTCGATGAGCCCACCAATCATCTCGACAATGATACTATTGCCTGGCTTGAAAACTATCTACTAAACCGTAGAGGGGCGCTGCTGATGGTCACCCATGACCGCTATTTTCTGGATCGGGTCGTAACCAAAACCATCGAACTCGATATGGGCAACCTTTATGAATACACCGGAAATTATTCCGACTTTTTAGAACAGAAAGCCAACCGTCGGGAAGCCCAAACCGCGATTGAAGAGAAACGTCAAAACCTCTATCGTCGCGAACTGGCCTGGATCCGCCGCGGTGCCCGAGCCCGCACCACCAAACAAAAAGCCAGAATTCAACGCTTTGAAGAAATCAAAGAACGGGCCACTGATCTTTCTGAGAACCAGATGGAAATCTCGGTCGGTTTTTCCCGTCTTGGTAAAAAGGTCATTGAAATCGAGCATTTGAGTAAATCTTTTGGTGCTGGAAAAATCATCGACGATTTTTCGATGATCCTGGGGCCCAGCGAACGGATTGGAATCATCGGGAAAAACGGTTATGGCAAATCCACCTTACTTAATTTGTTATCCGGAAAACTACAGCCCGATCGTGGCACCATCATTCTGGGCGACACCGTCAAACTCGGTTATTTTTCTCAGGAATCTGAAGATATGGATCTAAGTCTGCGGGCTATTGATTATATTCGGCAGAAAGCCGAAGTGATGGAAAATTCCCGGGGCGAAATTGTCACCGCAGCTCAGATGATGGAACTATTTCTTTTTGATAAAAACAGCCAATGGGTTTATATATCCGAGCTTTCCGGCGGCGAACGACGGCGGCTCTACCTGTTGGGGATCTTAATGATGGCTCCCAATGTGCTGCTTTTTGATGAACCTACCAATGATCTGGATATTGACACCCTGACCATTCTGGAAGCCTACCTGGACGAGTTTCAAGGATCAATGCTGACCGTTTCTCATGACCGTTATTTTCTTGATCGCACCTGCGAACAGATTTTTTCCTTTGACGGTCACGGTCATATTACTACCCAAACCGGCAATTATTCGGATTATATCAGTAAACATCCGCTAAGCGGACTGGGTAACCGGGAAGACGCCCCGAATCAAACGGTTAAAAAACCCGAACAGCCCCCGCTTGAAAAACCTAAAACCCGCAAGCCCGGTCTGACCTACAAGGAAAAACGGGAGCAGGAAACCCTCCTGCAGGATCTGGAAAGCAAAGATCAGCGGCTGGATTTTGTCACCCAGAAGCTGACGGAAATAACTAAGGACTACACCGTCCTGCAGGAACTGGCAGAAGAAAAAGCGATTCTGGAAGAAGAATTATTAGAAATCATGGATCGTCTGGAAACCCTTGAAAGTCTGGAAAAAGGGGAGTAA
- a CDS encoding lactate utilization protein — protein sequence MGYKEDNYLNLSKSLIKKLEKRNFKGYFCKTAHEGLELALSMIPSSVSVTHGGSESIKEIGLLDAVKNGNYQYIDRSLAKTPQEKREVVAQGVLAHTFLTGTNAITMNGELVNVDGMSNRVALMCFGPEQVIVIAGINKVVANTEAGIYRAQNIAAPVNAIRHNAKTPCYDTGNCAHCHSDDCMCANIVVTRHSRIPDRIKVILIGENIGY from the coding sequence TTGGGTTACAAGGAAGATAATTATCTGAATCTCAGTAAATCTTTAATTAAAAAACTTGAAAAACGAAATTTTAAGGGCTATTTTTGCAAAACCGCCCATGAAGGCCTAGAACTGGCTTTATCGATGATTCCTAGCAGCGTCAGTGTGACCCATGGCGGGTCTGAATCGATTAAGGAAATTGGTCTGCTTGATGCGGTTAAAAATGGCAATTACCAATATATTGACCGCAGTCTGGCTAAGACGCCGCAGGAAAAAAGAGAAGTGGTTGCCCAGGGAGTACTCGCCCACACGTTTCTGACCGGTACCAACGCCATTACTATGAACGGGGAACTGGTCAATGTGGATGGGATGAGCAACCGGGTAGCACTGATGTGCTTTGGTCCGGAACAGGTAATTGTTATTGCCGGGATCAACAAGGTGGTTGCCAATACCGAGGCCGGGATTTATCGGGCCCAAAATATTGCTGCACCAGTGAATGCCATCCGTCACAATGCCAAAACGCCTTGTTATGATACCGGCAACTGTGCCCACTGTCATAGTGATGACTGTATGTGCGCCAATATCGTGGTCACAAGACACAGCCGAATCCCTGATCGAATTAAGGTTATCCTGATCGGAGAAAATATTGGCTACTAA
- a CDS encoding ECF transporter S component: MNDQTKKITYTALMMALTFVMTSLVKIPLPTGYIHPGDGAVLLSAFILGPWGGLIAAGIGSASADYFGGYGAYVLPTFIAKGSMAFIFGYLMKRFPEKNLLFFAFPAVIAMTAVYFVSEVIMYGNVAGPLVNLPFSVLQGLVGIVLVTILYKPLERFRLNPVKF; encoded by the coding sequence ATGAATGACCAAACCAAAAAAATCACCTACACGGCATTAATGATGGCACTCACTTTTGTGATGACATCCCTTGTGAAGATCCCTCTTCCCACGGGCTATATTCATCCCGGTGATGGTGCAGTTCTTTTATCCGCTTTTATTTTAGGTCCCTGGGGCGGCCTGATTGCCGCTGGAATCGGATCGGCCAGTGCTGACTATTTCGGGGGCTACGGGGCCTATGTGCTGCCCACCTTTATTGCCAAAGGCTCAATGGCCTTTATTTTCGGTTACCTGATGAAACGTTTTCCCGAAAAGAATTTGCTGTTCTTCGCTTTTCCCGCCGTCATTGCCATGACTGCTGTTTATTTCGTTTCTGAAGTAATCATGTACGGCAACGTTGCCGGCCCTTTGGTGAACCTGCCCTTTAGTGTACTGCAAGGCCTGGTGGGAATTGTGCTAGTCACCATTCTCTACAAACCACTGGAACGCTTTCGCCTTAACCCCGTCAAGTTTTAG
- a CDS encoding gamma carbonic anhydrase family protein yields MMLGKTIFIAKSADVVGKVKLGDFISVWFQAVIRGDVDSITIGDRTNIQDGTVVHVASGYPTVIGAGVSIGHNATIHGCEIGDNVLVGMGAIILNGAKIGDNSIVGAGSLVTQGKVFPPNSLIMGSPAKVVRALKPEEIQSIRDNAEEYLDTMKGYM; encoded by the coding sequence ATGATGTTGGGTAAAACCATTTTTATAGCAAAAAGTGCAGATGTTGTAGGAAAAGTAAAACTTGGGGATTTTATCTCAGTATGGTTCCAAGCGGTCATTCGGGGTGATGTCGATAGCATCACCATTGGTGATCGGACCAATATTCAGGATGGTACGGTGGTTCACGTGGCCTCGGGTTATCCCACTGTCATCGGGGCAGGGGTTAGCATCGGCCATAATGCCACGATTCACGGCTGCGAAATTGGTGATAATGTCTTAGTCGGTATGGGTGCCATCATTTTAAATGGCGCAAAAATTGGTGACAACTCGATTGTTGGAGCCGGTTCACTGGTGACCCAGGGAAAGGTATTCCCGCCCAATTCTTTAATTATGGGCAGCCCGGCGAAAGTTGTCAGAGCCCTGAAACCCGAAGAAATTCAGAGCATCCGGGACAACGCCGAAGAATACCTCGATACGATGAAGGGCTATATGTAA